One stretch of Paraburkholderia fungorum DNA includes these proteins:
- the hpnJ gene encoding hopanoid biosynthesis associated radical SAM protein HpnJ: MKTLFLQAPSYDGFDGGAGSRYQAKREVRSFWYPTWLAQPAALIADSRVLDATADGLSVEQTLDIAQQYDLVVIHTSTPSFPTDALFAEDLKKRKPSLLIGMVGAKVAVDPHNSLTASDAIDFVGREEFDFTCKEVSEGKPFADIKGLSYRNADGSIEHNEARPILENMDELPFVAPIYKRDLTIKNYFNGYLKHPYISLYTGRGCRSKCTFCLWPQTVGGHRYRVRSVENVLEEVKWIRDNMPEVKEIMFDDDTFTDFKPRAEEIARGMGKLGVTWSCNAKANVPFATLKIMKENGLRLLLVGYESGDDQILLNVKKGLRTDIARRFAKDCRTLGIKVHGTFILGLPGETPETIQKTIEYAKEINPLTIQVSLAAPYPGTTLYKQAVESGWLEENKVINLVSKKGVQLAAIGYPDLSRDEMYHQLENFYKRFYFRPSKIWEILREMLTSWDMMKRRLREGVEFFRFLRAHEA, translated from the coding sequence GGGTTCGCGCTACCAGGCCAAGCGTGAAGTCCGCTCGTTCTGGTATCCCACGTGGCTTGCGCAGCCCGCCGCACTCATCGCCGACAGCCGCGTACTCGACGCCACCGCAGACGGCCTGTCCGTCGAACAAACGCTAGACATTGCACAGCAATACGATCTGGTGGTCATTCACACCAGCACACCGTCGTTTCCCACCGACGCTTTATTCGCCGAAGACCTCAAGAAGCGCAAGCCCTCGCTGCTGATCGGCATGGTCGGCGCAAAGGTCGCAGTCGATCCGCATAACTCGCTGACCGCGAGCGACGCCATCGACTTCGTGGGCCGCGAAGAATTCGACTTCACGTGCAAGGAAGTCTCGGAAGGCAAGCCGTTCGCCGACATCAAGGGCCTCAGTTATCGCAACGCCGATGGATCGATCGAGCATAACGAAGCACGTCCGATCCTCGAGAACATGGACGAACTGCCGTTTGTAGCACCAATTTACAAGCGCGATCTGACGATCAAGAACTACTTCAACGGCTACCTGAAACATCCGTATATCTCGCTCTATACGGGCCGTGGCTGCCGTTCGAAATGCACGTTCTGCCTGTGGCCGCAAACCGTCGGCGGTCATCGCTATCGCGTGCGTTCGGTCGAAAACGTGCTGGAAGAAGTGAAGTGGATTCGCGACAACATGCCCGAAGTCAAGGAGATCATGTTCGACGACGACACCTTCACCGACTTCAAGCCGCGAGCTGAGGAAATTGCCCGCGGCATGGGCAAGCTCGGCGTGACGTGGTCCTGCAACGCCAAGGCAAACGTGCCCTTCGCGACGTTGAAGATCATGAAGGAAAACGGTCTGCGTCTGCTGCTGGTCGGCTATGAATCGGGCGACGACCAGATTCTGCTGAACGTGAAAAAGGGCTTGCGCACCGATATCGCGCGTCGTTTTGCGAAAGACTGCCGCACGCTCGGCATCAAGGTTCATGGCACTTTTATTCTGGGTCTGCCGGGCGAGACGCCGGAAACAATCCAGAAGACCATCGAGTACGCGAAAGAGATCAATCCGCTGACCATCCAGGTGTCGCTCGCCGCGCCTTATCCGGGCACCACGTTGTATAAGCAGGCAGTGGAAAGCGGTTGGCTCGAAGAGAACAAGGTCATCAATCTCGTCAGCAAGAAAGGCGTGCAACTCGCGGCGATCGGCTATCCGGATCTGTCGCGCGACGAGATGTATCACCAGCTCGAGAACTTCTATAAACGTTTCTATTTCCGTCCATCGAAGATCTGGGAAATCCTGCGCGAGATGCTGACGAGTTGGGACATGATGAAGCGGCGCTTGCGTGAAGGCGTCGAATTCTTCCGTTTCCTGCGCGCACACGAGGCGTGA